Proteins encoded in a region of the Solanum dulcamara chromosome 9, daSolDulc1.2, whole genome shotgun sequence genome:
- the LOC129904534 gene encoding protein DETOXIFICATION 54 yields the protein MAEKDPAFFSHKLPTASQVVEELKELWGMALPITAMNFLVYVRAVVSVLFLGRLGSLELAGGALSIGFTNITGYSVLVGLASGLEPVCSQAYGSKNWDLLSLSLQRMICILLLAIIPISLLWINLEAIMLFMCQDKEITAMAATYCIYSLPDLATNTLLQPLRVYLRSQGVTKPQMWCTFVAVLFHVPLNYFLVVVMGLGVPGVAMASVLTNLHMMVLMMGYLYVYGRWEWRWTAGIGGICGELGPLLKLAVPSCIGICLEWWWYEIVTVLAGYLPNPRLAVAATGIMIQTTSLMYTVPMALAGCVSARVGNELGAGKPYKAKLAAVVALACAFVIGFINVIWTVIFRNKWGGLFTKDEMLQALVASVLPIIGLCELGNCPQTTGCGILRGTAQPVIGARINLGSFYFVGTPVAVGLAFWLKVGFSGLWYGLLSAQVACAISILYAVHCCTDWEGEALKAKKLTNLEMIGHRDDTTSDDDEQNVLLVNEMIKDKFDDVP from the exons ATGGCAGAGAAAGACCCTGCCTTTTTCTCCCACAAACTGCCTACTGCTTCTCAG GTGGTGGAGGAATTGAAGGAGCTATGGGGAATGGCTTTGCCAATAACAGCAATGAATTTCTTAGTCTATGTTAGAGCAGTGGTGTCTGTTCTATTCTTGGGCAGGCTTGGAAGTCTAGAACTTGCTGGTGGAGCACTTTCTATTGGGTTCACAAACATAACTGGTTACTCTGTTCTTGTTGGCCTTGCTTCAGGTCTTGAGCCTGTTTGTAGTCAAGCTTATGGAAGCAAGAACTGGGACTTGCTGTCACTGTCTCTACAACGTATGATCTGCATACTTTTGTTAGCTATCATTCCAATAAGTCTTTTGTGGATCAATCTCGAGGCAATCATGCTTTTCATGTGTCAAGATAAGGAAATAACAGCAATGGCTGCAACTTACTGTATCTATTCACTTCCTGATCTTGCAACAAACACTTTGTTACAGCCCCTGAGAGTTTATCTGAGGTCACAGGGGGTAACTAAGCCTCAGATGTGGTGCACTTTTGTGGCAGTGCTCTTTCATGTGCCCTTGAactattttttagtagtggtgATGGGACTAGGAGTTCCAGGAGTTGCTATGGCTTCAGTGCTGACTAATCTGCATATGATGGTGCTGATGATGGGGTATTTGTATGTTTATGGGAGGTGGGAGTGGAGATGGACGGCTGGGATTGGAGGGATTTGTGGTGAGTTGGGGCCACTGCTGAAGTTGGCAGTTCCTAGTTGTATAGGGATCTGTTTGGAATGGTGGTGGTATGAGATTGTGACTGTTCTTGCTGGATATTTGCCTAATCCAAGGCTTGCTGTCGCTGCTACTGGGATTATGATACAGACCACTAGCCTTATGTATACTGTTCCAATGGCCTTGGCTGGCTGTGTATCTGCTAGG GTCGGGAACGAGTTAGGAGCTGGGAAACCATACAAAGCCAAGTTAGCTGCAGTAGTTGCATTAGCTTGTGCTTTTGTGATTGGATTCATAAATGTTATATGGACAGTGATCTTCAGGAACAAATGGGGAGGCCTATTTACAAAAGATGAGATGCTTCAAGCACTTGTTGCATCAGTTTTACCAATAATAGGGTTGTGTGAGCTCGGAAACTGTCCTCAGACCACCGGTTGTGGGATACTACGTGGAACAGCCCAGCCGGTTATAGGTGCACGGATCAACCTCGGCTCGTTTTACTTTGTGGGAACTCCAGTGGCAGTAGGCTTAGCCTTCTGGCTAAAAGTTGGGTTTAGTGGTCTATGGTATGGTCTGTTATCAGCTCAAGTAGCCTGTGCTATCTCAATTCTATATGCTGTGCATTGCTGCACAGATTGGGAAGGCGAGGCATTGAAAGCGAAGAAACTGACCAACTTGGAGATGATAGGGCATAGAGATGACACAACAAGTGATGATGATGAACAAAATGTCCTTTTGGTTAATGAGATGATCAAGGACAAGTTTGATGATGTTCCATAA